CGACGTGGCGGCCTCGTTCTTCGTGGACAACGGCAGCATCAGCGCGTCGGCGTAGGAGACCCAGCGAAAGCGCGGCGGCGCGAGCCCCGGACCCATCGCGATCCGATTGGCGAGCAGCACCTCCAAGCCGGTCTGGTCGAGCACCCACGCCGGGAACCTCTCGCCCTGCTCCCTGGCGACGCGCCGCGCCGCGCCGCGCAACTCGCTCAGGTGCGCGTCGGTGAGGTCGGCGTGCGGATATTGGTAGAGCGCCTTGTAGGCGGCGAGCCAATCGGGGTTGTCCGGCCGGAGCGGCGCCGGCACTTCGAAAGGGAGAATCACTTCGAGCGGCAGCGCGTCCTGGTCGGTGTCGCCGGGGGCGACGCTGTTCGCGTGGCTGTGATTGTCCACCGCCCGAATCTTCCCGATGAAGGCGGTCAGGTCCGCGTCCGCCTCCTGCCGGGCCGCGGACGCCGGGCGCATCTCGTCCCGGGGGGCGAGGCTGCAGCCCCACCCGGCCGCGACCCAACCCAACGGAAGAACCATAAGGATCGTCCGCCTGAATGGCTTGAATCGCCTAGCGGTCACGGGCCGCCTCCACCTGCTCCATGACCCGGAGCAGGTTGCCGCCCAGGATCTTCGTGATGTTCTTCTCGGTGTAACCCTTTTTCAGCAGCGCGCCGGTGAGGCGCGGCAGCTTGGAGGCGTCCTCCATGCCGAGCGGCATGACGGCGCCGTCGAAATCCGAGCCGAGCCCGACATGATCGACCCCCGCGATCTGCGCCGCGTGATCGAGGTGCTCGAGGATCTTCTCCCACGTGGCCTTCGGGAGGTGACCCGAGCCCATGGCTTCGTAGTAGAGCCGCTGGATCTCGAAGATCTTGCAGGCCTCGTCCTTGGCGCATTTGGCGTTCGCCTCCGTCTCGGCCGTGGCGTGCATGTTGACGGCTTGCGAGGCGGATCGGACTTCCTCGCTCACGAACTCGGCGTTGAAATTGATCATGATGACGCCGCCGTTCTTGGCGAGCGCCCGCAGCATGTCGTCGGTCATGTTGCGCGGGTGGTTGCAGACGGCGCGACACGACGAATGCGAGGCGATGACCGGCGCTGCGCTCGCCGCCAGCGCGTCGTAGAACGTCTTGTCGGACACGTGGGAGACGTCGACCATGACGCCCAGGCGGTTCATCTCGCGCACGACTTCCTTGCCGAACGGCGTGAGGCCGTCGTGGGCCGGCTGGTCGCCCGAGGAGTCGGCCCAACTGGTGTTCAGCGAGTGCGTCAGCGTCATGTAGCGCACGCCCAGCGTCGCGTACTCCCGCAGCAGGCCCAGATCGTCGTCGATCATGTGGCCGCCTTCGATCCCCATGAGCGCCGCGATCTTCCCCTGCGCCGCCGCCCGCCGGATGCCGGCGACCGAGGTCGCCAGCACCAGGTCCTTCGGATGCGTCCGGACCGCTTCCCGCACCCTGTCGATCTGCTGCAGCGCGCGTCTCGCGGCGTGCGGTCCGTCGACGTCCCCCGGCACCCAGATCGAGAAGAACAGCGCATCCAGTCCCCCCGCGCGCATCCGCGGGATGTCGATGGCTCCGTTCTCGTTCCGCCGGCCGATGTCGAAACCCTTCTCGAACACCATCCGCTGCGGCGTGTCGTCGTGCGTGTCGATGACGATCGCCCGGTCGTGGACCTGGCGCGCGCGCTCCGTCACTTCCTCGGGCTGATCCGATGCCCGGGCCGGGTTCGATGGTCCGCCGAACAGAATCAGCACACTGAATGCCAGCGTCGCCAGATTTCGAGTCAAACGCCCTCCCCGTGATTCCGCGATTGAGCGGAGGCCCGCCCGAGGGACTCCTCGGCGTCGCGCCGGCGTGGCGCGTGCGGAAGCGCCGACGAGCCGCGGGCCCGGGCGAGGATCAAGTTCAGCAACACCCACTGCCACCCGACGAGGGCGACTCCGATTAGGTTCGAAGCGCTCTGGATTCCTCCCGAACGGAACATCACGACCTCGAGCGGAATGAGAAACACGCAAAGCAGCAGGCGGGCGCGTGTCGCCCGCGTCCATACCCATGGCACCGGTTCTTGCGCTCGCCGGACAGGGACGTCCCGCACGACCCAGAAGATCGCCGCCGTGGCGAAGCCGCAAAACAAGACGGGGCCGACCAGGGCCAGGGAGACGTCGAGGCCAACCGTCGCTCCTTCGAAGCGAAAGCCTCGCGGATTGTTCCAGGCCGCATAGGTCACGGCCACCGCCAGCGGCAGATGAAAGGCGAGCAGCAACCCATGAAACGGCGGGCGACCGCCCCGCCAGCCGAAATATAGAAGTGCGATGACGAAAGCCGCCGCCGGAACGAGCATCCAGTAGTCCCCGCCGATTCCATGACCGCCAATTCCATCCGCCAGGGCCCACTGGTACGCGCTTCCCTGCGTCGCGCCGCGCACCAGCGGCAACCATACGAGGATCCCTGAAACCAGGGCGGTCCAGCACAGAATCGCCGCCCGGAGGGGATCTTTTCGCCGCGTCAAGATAACTACCTCCTCGAAGGATGTCCCGACTCCAGCCTCAGGCCCCTCAGGCATGCATCCGAGGAACGGCGTCTAGGGGGACTCCGCCGGCGGGATTCTGTACGTCCCGCGTGCGTGCTCCACCTTGGGCTCGCCGTGCGCCGACCACTTCGTCTCGCATTCCGACTTGTCCTGGTGCATGTGCGGGAGCCACGGTCCCTCCAGCTCCTCCGTCCCGCCGGCGGGATCCTTCACGACCCAACGGAGCTTATCGGGGTTCGCTTTCACTACTTCGAGCTTCGGGCATGGGGGCAAGTCGTACTTCATCGGGGCCCCGGCGACGGGCTTCCGCGCGCTGACCTGCTTGAGCGAGGCCGACAGGTAGACGACATCGCCCTTGCTCGGCCAGGTTTTCTCGGCGGCAACGGCCGCCAAAGCGAAGAGCAAACCCAGCGTCACTGCGATTGGCTTCATGTCCTTTATTCCTCCTTCCATTGAACCGATGTCCCCTTCATCCTCGCCGCGGATAGCCGTAGGCGGTATGCATGGTTTACGCCGAGGATGACGGCGCCGCGGGCGGGGACGAGGGCGCGCGGCCGAAGAGCTGCCGGACCGATTCCTTCTGCAGCGCGATGATGGTGAACACGCCCAAGACGGTGCCGAAAGGCATGAACGTGCAGCTGAACGCCGCGACCACGAGACAATAGACGTAATGCCGGTGCTGGGACAGGTACCTGCCGGCGAGCGCCACGCCCAGCGCGAATGCCAAGCCCATCAAGAAGAACAGCGTTCCGATCGCGATGAACATCCATCCCATCGGCCGGAGCATCGGGTCCGGATGGGTTGGATTCATCCTGCCGCACAACATCAGGGAGCCGATAGCCACGTAGAACAGCGGGAAGAACGAAAAGAGTCCGCCAAGCGCCGCCACGACGTAGTGGAAGATCGACAGCAGCCTCAGGTTTTCTTCGTCACGGCTCATGCTCGTCTCCCATCATCACCACTTCGGGACCGTGTAGCTGGCGCTGTTCCTTCAAATCATCATTCAACGGACCCAGAATCGATCTCCGGCTCGGAGTCGAAGTCGCACCACTCGTCGATCGGAGCGGGAGTCTCCTCGAGTTTCTTGAGAAGCCCCGGGAGCGCGTCCTCCCGCGGGAGGAACTCCTCCACCGGCGCCGCCACTTTCTCGGCCGACAGCGGCGGACATTCCAGATCGCCCGAGATGAAGCCCAGGAACACCGCCTGGGGCAAGATGCAGGAGCGGACGACTGCTGATGCGCCCTCCCCAAAATGGGTAAGGACGATTCTAACGAAGCGCATCCTCGGTCAAGACAATTCGCCGGATGCTGCGTTTGTCATCAAATGGAACTGCAAACTCAGGTCCTTCCTCACCCGTAAGTAAGTCGATTTCCGGTTCTTTAGATGTATTCAGAAGATCGACGTAGGTACCGTAATCGAGGGTATAGATGTTATAGCGGATACCGGGATTGTCCTTGTCCGCGTAACCGCGTTGCATGTGGTGTAGGACGCGCGCATCAAAGAGTCGCTGAACCATGACGTGTCGTTCAAGCTCGCGCGGAAGTAGAAAAGAGCGGGCCTTCCTTTTACCAATCACCTCGTCAACGATCCTCTGAAGTACGCCTTGCAACTGTGAATCGAGGTGTTGCGCCTTATCCTGTTCGAACCACTGACGCGCGGCTTCGATGATTGCACGCCGGTCGATGCTATCACGTTCGCGCCTATGGGAATCAAAGAAGGCTTTCGTGAAGATGTTGATCAAGTCGCGGACCACTCCCTCTGCGGCCCGGGCGAGTTCCTTGAACGTTTCACGCTCCGTAAACAAGCGAGAGGCCAGATCTGCGCCACTCGTCACCTTGTAGTTTTTAGAAATGTAACCTTCAGGTAATTCCGACAGCAGGTGCCGATAAAGCATATCAGCGAACGCACTCGTAATACCGTCCGGATTCCTGTCGAACACGTAGTAGTCATCAAGATCGGCCGCAGTTGAAACATCAGCCCCTAGTTCAAAGCCGACGAGTCGTCCATTGTCCGAGATCGAGAAGCGCGAACGATACTCGAGCGAGGCAATCTTCAAGACCGCGCTTGTCACAGGGAGAACTCCACGCTTCAGGAACTCCGCCAGATAAGGCTGCACATCCTCAGGTAGAGAGGACCACTCGTCCAGGAGCAGATAGAGCTCAGTATCAGCGAGCTTAAGAACGTTGGACAGGGCGTTGTGCAGGTTTGGAAAGAGAATGCGGTTATCGGATTCGATCGCGAATTGTGTCACGGTAGCAGTTTTTTGCTGGCTACTTCCCTCAGCCTTCAGCTCTGCCATGACACCTGCGGACGTAACTCCGATCTTTCCACCACTCGCATCTGAACTACTCGCCTCTTCCGATTGAGTGATGGCTTTGG
The sequence above is a segment of the Candidatus Polarisedimenticolia bacterium genome. Coding sequences within it:
- a CDS encoding dipeptidase, with translation MTRNLATLAFSVLILFGGPSNPARASDQPEEVTERARQVHDRAIVIDTHDDTPQRMVFEKGFDIGRRNENGAIDIPRMRAGGLDALFFSIWVPGDVDGPHAARRALQQIDRVREAVRTHPKDLVLATSVAGIRRAAAQGKIAALMGIEGGHMIDDDLGLLREYATLGVRYMTLTHSLNTSWADSSGDQPAHDGLTPFGKEVVREMNRLGVMVDVSHVSDKTFYDALAASAAPVIASHSSCRAVCNHPRNMTDDMLRALAKNGGVIMINFNAEFVSEEVRSASQAVNMHATAETEANAKCAKDEACKIFEIQRLYYEAMGSGHLPKATWEKILEHLDHAAQIAGVDHVGLGSDFDGAVMPLGMEDASKLPRLTGALLKKGYTEKNITKILGGNLLRVMEQVEAARDR